GGCGCGCGTAAGGGCCGGGTGCTCGGGCAAGTCGGCGTTCACCCCAGCGTCCATCACGTACACCTCGGCCCCCAGCGTGCGGGCGAGGGCACTCACCGCCGCGCCCCCCGGCCCAGCGGGCGTGTCGGCCAGAAAGTTCGCCACCATCGCGGGCGTGACCTCGGGCGGGTAAGCGCTGACCCCCTCGGCGGCGACCCCGTGGTCCCCAGCGGCCACCAGCACCGCCGCGCCGCGCGGCTCAGGCCGCTCCGTGCCGAAGACCCCGGCGAGCCGTACCGACAACTCTTCGAGGTCGCCGAGTGCCCCCGCCGGCTTGGTGAGCTGCGCCTGCCGCTCCCGGGCGCGGGCCATCGCTTCAGCATCGGCGGGCTGAAGGCGGCCCAGCAAATCGGTCAAAGCGGAAGAGTCGCGTCCTGTGTCCATCGCCATAACGTCTGTTTTATCAGCCGCTCGGAGTTCAGCGCCTCAGCGCAGCAGCGACAGCACGCCGCCGTACAACCCCATGAACGACGCTTCGTCGAGGGCCTGCGCGTCGTTCCAGGTCGCACTTACGCAATACGTTTTGCCCGCGCGGGTGGTGACCTGGGTGGTGAGGTTGAGCACACCGGGTTCGCTGCCGCCCTTGTAGCTCACGCGGGTAAAATCGTTTTTGTCGGCCACGCCGGGGTTGATGCTGGTGGCGGGGTCGGCGGCCACGTCGCGCATCAGCGCACACAGCCGGGGGGTGCTGACGAACCACTCCACATCGGCGGCCACCGGCCCGGCCCCAAAGGTTTCGGCGGTCGGGAGCGGCGCGCTGCGGGCCTGGGCCAGCACGGCGCGGCGGGCGTCGCGGTTGAGCCCAGCGGCGCGGTAGGCGGTGAGCAACTCGCGGTTCGCCGGGTTCTTGAGCGCAAACAGCTCGCGGGTGTCGGGCATGGCGCTCTGGCCCAGGCGGGCTTCGACCCCAGCGCGGCCCACGCGGGCGAGCAGCAGGTCGGTGGCGGTGTTGTCGCTCTGGCTGATCATGCGGTTGGCGAGGTCGCGCACCGTGTAGCGGCCCCCCGCGTCGGCCAGGGCCAGGGCGCCGCTCGGCAGGCTGCGGGCCGCTTCGGTGAGGGTCAGTTCCTCGTCCCAGCGCAGTTGCCCGGCCTGCACCTGCGCCTGGACTTCACCCAGCACCGCCAGCTTGAAAGTCGAACCGACGGCGAGGGGCCGCGACGTATTCAGAGAGCTGAGCACCGGCCCGCCCACCTCCTGCACCAGCAGGCTGACCCGCCCTGGCAGCGCGGCGAAGGCGGCCCGCGCCTCCTCCAGCGAGGTGAAACGCGGCACCACTGGCCCCACCCGCAGACCATCGATTTTGCCCGCCTTGTCGAGAGTCAGCAGGATAACCGGCACCGCGCCGCGCTCGTAGACGAGTTGCCAGGCCTGCGCGGTGGGCCGCACCTCGCGGAAAGCGCCGAGCTGGCCGCGGAAGGCGGCGAAGGTGTCGCTGAGCTGCTCGGCGGGCACGGCGGCCAGAAAATCGGCGCTCAGGAGGGACGCGTCGAGCGGGTCACTCGTCAGCAGCCGGGTCAGGACCTCGCGCCCGAGCTGTTGCTGCTCGGCGGTGAGGGTGGGCGCGGGCGGCTCAGCCGCGTTCAGCGGGGTCAGGCCCAGCGTCACGAAGCGGCCTTGGGCGTCGAGGGTCAGCCCCAACGCGAGGGTGCCGCCGGTAAACACCGCCACCTGCACCCCGCCGCGCCGTTCGAGCCGCTGAAAGGTGCCGTAGCTTTCGCGGAGGCTGCCGAACTGCGCCTGCAAGGCCACGAAGGGCACTTGCTGAAGCAGCTCAGGAGCAAACCAGCCCTCCTGAATCTCGCTCGCCGTCAGCAGCCGGGTCACGGCTTGCTCGGGCGTGAGGGCCGCCGGCTGAGCTGCCGATTGGGCCGCCCCCACGGAGAGAGAAGCGAATAGCGCCAGCAGCAGCAAAGAGCGGTTCATGGCTTACTCTAGCGGGCCGGGCCAGCGAAAAACAGAATGTCAGGGAGTACGGTTCGCCGGAATGTCGGTCATCTCGGCGAGGCTGCGGCTCCCCAGGGTCGCCTCAATCTGGGCATACGTCTCGTCGAGCTGACGGTGCAGCGGACACAGCGCCCGCTCGTGCTCGGGCTTGCCGAGGGGACAGTGGCGGATGCGCGGCAGCGGATCGACCGCGTTCACCACTTCCAGCACCGTGATGTCGCCAGCGGCGCGGCCCAGGCGGTAGCCCCCGTTTTTGCCGCGCTGCGCGGTGACCACCCCGGCCCGGACGAGTTGGCCCATCACCTTGAACAGGTAGGGCGGCGGCACCTCCGAGAGCCGGGCGAGTTCGGCGGCGCTCAGGGCGCGGCCCTGCTCGGCCAGCATCACGGTGGCCCGCAGCGCGTATTCGGCGGTCTGTGAAAACATCCTCTTCTCCTCCCCTCTGCCCACTGAATCTGGCCTGCCCACTGAATCTGGAGCTTGACATCCACTTTAGAGAGTCCTACCCTGAGGCGTCAAACAAAGTGGATAAAAAGGTCCACTTTAAAGCCCCCTCTTCCCCGTCCTGAGGAGCCCCCCCATGCTGACCCCCGAACAGAAAGCCATCGTCAAGGCCACCGTTCCCGCGCTGGAAGCGCACGGCGAGACGATCACCCGCACCTTCTACGCCTCGATGTTCGCCGCGCACCCCGAACTGCTCAACATCTTCAACCCCGCCAACCAGCAGACCGGCAAGCAGGCCCGCAGCCTGGCGGCGTCGGTGCTGGCCTACGCGGCACATATCGACCATCCGGAGGCGCTGGGCGGCATGGTGGGGCGGATTGCCCACAAGCACGTCAGCCTGGAAGTCCTGCCCGAGCATTACCCCATCGTGGGCCAGTACCTGCTCGGCGCGATTGCCGGGGTGCTGGGCGACGCCGCCAAGCCGGAGATTCTGGACGCCTGGGCCGCCGCCTACGGGGAGCTGGCCGACCTGATGATCGGGATCGAGAAGGGCATGTACGACGCCGGAGCCGGGCAGCCCGGCGGCTGGCGCGACTTCCGGCCCTTCCGGGTCGCCCGCAAGGTGGCCGAGAGCCGCGTGATCACCTCCTTCGTGCTCGAGCCCGTGGGCGGCGGGGCGTTGCCCGCCTATCAGCCGGGGCAGTACCTTAGCCTGAAGGTGAAGGTGCCGGGGCAGGAGCGGTGGCAAATCCGGCAGTACAGCCTCTCGGACGCGCCGAGCCCGGACCACTACCGCATCTCGGTCAAGCGCGAGGGCGGCGGGCTGGTGTCGGAGTACCTGCACGGCGCGGTGCAGGAGGGCGACGAACTGCTCGTTCACGTTCCGGCGGGCGACTTCGTGCTGCAACAGAGTGAGCGCCCGGTGGTCCTGATCAGCGCAGGCGTGGGCATCACCCCGATGCTGGCGATGGTGCAGACGCTGGCCCAGGCGGGGTCGCAGCGGCCCGTCACCTTCATCCACGCGGCGCAGAACGGCTCCGTTCACGCCTTCCGCGACGACGTGGCGCGGCTGACGCACGAGTACCCGCACTTTCGCAAGGTGGTCTTCTACGACGAGGCCGGCCCCGACGACCAGCTCGGCACCCACCACGACGTGGCCGGGCGCCTGAGCCTGGACGCCGTGCGGGGCGCGCTCCCGGCGGGTGAGGCCGAGTTCTACTACTGCGGTCCGGCGGGCTTCGCCGGGGCGGTGGAAGCCATACTCGACGACTTGCAGGTGCCCGCCGAGCGACGCTTTACCGAAACCTTCGGGCCGAGCCAGAGCTTCGCGCCGGTGATTCTGGGCTGATCCGGCAATTCTGGGCTGATCCCAACCCCGCAGGGGGGCCTGGGCAGAGGGGACCTGGGTAGAAGGGAAAGGCCGAACGGTTGGCCGCCTTTCCCCTGCGCTACCCTCCCCTTCGCCCATGCCGACGCCAACGCCCACCCCGACGCCCACCTGGACCCTGCACACCCGCCCCGACTCGTTCACGCTGAGTCGGGGCGGCGAAGTGCTGAGTTTCGACGCGGAGGGGCGCTGGCTGACCTGGTTCAACCCGGCCTTCGCGCCCGGCACGCTCTACAAACGGGCGCTCGACTCGCGGGTGCTGGGACGGCGGCAGGTGGGCGGAACGCGGCGGCGCTGGCCGACGGACGAGGCCGAGCAGTGGCAGGTCCTGACGGCCCTCTGGGACACGACAGCGGCGGCGCAGGCGGAACTGGCTTCTCCCCTGCTGGGCCGCGCACTCGACTGGACCCCGGCGCGGCTACGGGCCGAGCGGGCGCGCTTCGCGGCGGCCTACGCGCCGGTCAGCATCCTGCCGCCGGACCAGTATTTCGCGGTGGTGGTGCAGGCGACGCGCGGCTGCTCGTGGAACCGCTGCACCTTCTGCACCTTTTACCGGGACCGACCTTTCAGCGTGCAGGCGCCGGACGCCTTCGCCGCGCACCTGCAAGCGGTGGCCGAACTGCTGGGCGAGGGCGCCCGGCTGCGGCGCTCCATTTTCCTCGCCGACGGCAACGCGCTGATGCTGTCCAATCGCAAACTGCTGCCGCTCATCGCGCAGGCCCGCGCCGCTTTTCCGGGACGCGAGGTCCACGGCTTTCTCGACGTGTTCACCGGCAGCCGCAAAACGGTGGCCGACTGGCGCGAGCTGCGCGGAGCGGGCGTGCGGCGGGTGTACCTGGGCCTGGAAACCGGGCACGACCCCCTGCTCGCCTGGCTCGACAAACCCGGCAGCGCGGCGCAGGCCACCGAACTGATTCACGACCTGAAAGCGGCGGGGCTGAACGTCGCCCCCATCTTCATGACCGGGGTAGGCGGTCAGACCTACGCGGCGGCGCACCTCGCCGACACGCTGCGGCTGCTGG
The nucleotide sequence above comes from Deinococcus radiodurans R1 = ATCC 13939 = DSM 20539. Encoded proteins:
- the hmpA gene encoding NO-inducible flavohemoprotein, which codes for MLTPEQKAIVKATVPALEAHGETITRTFYASMFAAHPELLNIFNPANQQTGKQARSLAASVLAYAAHIDHPEALGGMVGRIAHKHVSLEVLPEHYPIVGQYLLGAIAGVLGDAAKPEILDAWAAAYGELADLMIGIEKGMYDAGAGQPGGWRDFRPFRVARKVAESRVITSFVLEPVGGGALPAYQPGQYLSLKVKVPGQERWQIRQYSLSDAPSPDHYRISVKREGGGLVSEYLHGAVQEGDELLVHVPAGDFVLQQSERPVVLISAGVGITPMLAMVQTLAQAGSQRPVTFIHAAQNGSVHAFRDDVARLTHEYPHFRKVVFYDEAGPDDQLGTHHDVAGRLSLDAVRGALPAGEAEFYYCGPAGFAGAVEAILDDLQVPAERRFTETFGPSQSFAPVILG
- a CDS encoding radical SAM protein, with product MPTPTPTPTPTWTLHTRPDSFTLSRGGEVLSFDAEGRWLTWFNPAFAPGTLYKRALDSRVLGRRQVGGTRRRWPTDEAEQWQVLTALWDTTAAAQAELASPLLGRALDWTPARLRAERARFAAAYAPVSILPPDQYFAVVVQATRGCSWNRCTFCTFYRDRPFSVQAPDAFAAHLQAVAELLGEGARLRRSIFLADGNALMLSNRKLLPLIAQARAAFPGREVHGFLDVFTGSRKTVADWRELRGAGVRRVYLGLETGHDPLLAWLDKPGSAAQATELIHDLKAAGLNVAPIFMTGVGGQTYAAAHLADTLRLLERLPLSTGDLVYLSPFVEHGDYAARAREHGVLPLTITEREAQAAALREFLKTHKPGVQVARYDIEEFLY
- a CDS encoding serine hydrolase codes for the protein MNRSLLLLALFASLSVGAAQSAAQPAALTPEQAVTRLLTASEIQEGWFAPELLQQVPFVALQAQFGSLRESYGTFQRLERRGGVQVAVFTGGTLALGLTLDAQGRFVTLGLTPLNAAEPPAPTLTAEQQQLGREVLTRLLTSDPLDASLLSADFLAAVPAEQLSDTFAAFRGQLGAFREVRPTAQAWQLVYERGAVPVILLTLDKAGKIDGLRVGPVVPRFTSLEEARAAFAALPGRVSLLVQEVGGPVLSSLNTSRPLAVGSTFKLAVLGEVQAQVQAGQLRWDEELTLTEAARSLPSGALALADAGGRYTVRDLANRMISQSDNTATDLLLARVGRAGVEARLGQSAMPDTRELFALKNPANRELLTAYRAAGLNRDARRAVLAQARSAPLPTAETFGAGPVAADVEWFVSTPRLCALMRDVAADPATSINPGVADKNDFTRVSYKGGSEPGVLNLTTQVTTRAGKTYCVSATWNDAQALDEASFMGLYGGVLSLLR
- a CDS encoding Rrf2 family transcriptional regulator, which gives rise to MFSQTAEYALRATVMLAEQGRALSAAELARLSEVPPPYLFKVMGQLVRAGVVTAQRGKNGGYRLGRAAGDITVLEVVNAVDPLPRIRHCPLGKPEHERALCPLHRQLDETYAQIEATLGSRSLAEMTDIPANRTP